AGGAGGGCAGTAGCCAAGAGGTGGTCCTCTAATTGGCAATGACtcgatttcaaaagaaaaaaatagaatgCAAGAGTGGatgttgaaatgtgaaatattgaaaCAGGTTTAACATCAGTGAATTAAATCAATGTTTGTCGTGACCATGCCCATCTGTTGTCTACTTAAAAATTATGGTAAATACTGATTCCATGACAGGCTGGTGCCAGTAGCTGTGTACATGGTAGATTTTAGAATGTGTTTTGTGTTTCCCGCTGTGCCGGAAACGGATGTATTTGTGCATAGGTTGTATGCCGAAGAGGATTAACTTATGACGAAAGAGAGAGGGAAAAATTATGAGAGTCGCTGGTagttattgaaatatttttgttccacaCGCAGGGAGAAGAATCCGATGAAGACGATCAGTGTGCCCTGAGTCGCAAATGGAAGTTCCAACGGAGTAGTAGGCGCTGGTCACGGAGACTGAACCCGCTGGAAACATACAATCAGGAGAGTAAGTCCGACAGTTTCGGATCGGGTGAGAGAAGGGAGAAGGAATTTAACGAGAGCATGCAAATTGATCCAACGGTGTCCACTGTGAGTAGTTTGCATAATTTGACAAGGGAACAGAAACTGTGTCAGATTTCTGGCCCGGACGTCGATTACAACGCCGTGAAGGGCAACAACGTCAAAACCGGCAGCCTCAAAATGCCTTCACAAAAGAGCAGGGGCCCCGCCCCCCGGGAAGCAATCATTGAAATCTCCTCCCCCATTCTCGTGGAAAAGACTACACACAAGGAATTTCCAACAAATACCCACGAACGCATGAAGGGGGCCAAGAGTCTGCTGAAACGACTGGACAGCTTGaaggggaaaaaatattccagtCTGAAGAAAAGGCCTTCCCTGAACACCAAAGATGGTATCAGCATTAGCGGTCCGATTGTGACCAGCTCCAGCAATTTGCAGGAGAAAATTGAACTCTACAACTGTGTAGATTTGAATACTGCACAGGAAAATGAGAGGGAGAAGCAGTTGACGTCACCCTCTGTTACAAGGCGGGCGAAATCAGAATCCCTTTCGTCCAACAAAAGCAAGAGAGGTGGAATGATTTTTAATCAGGACCAGTCAATAGAGGGCATCATTCACTCTTCAGAAACCTCTGACCTGGAGAGTCCTTTGACAACTCCTCAACAGAGTCCTACGAAGGTTACCCGTACACGTTCTGTAGTACGCAGCTGCGATGAAGACGACGAAGTGTTTTCAAGTCAGACATTCCCGCGACTACTTTCGAATGGTTACATCCAGACAGGAACCGGCGGCAGAATCAACACACGTACGGGTAGCTTCAACTTCGGTAGCGATTCTTGCCATGACAATGTTCACGTACCTCGGGCAAGCCCTAACAAACGACGACGCAATTCCGATGACAAGGGTGCGTATAACCGTGGTAGTATTTATGACAATGTGCCAGCAACATTGCACGCCAGCTTGGATCGCATGCCGTTTACAGATGGCAGCCTGGATGACCTGGAAGAGCAGTTGAGACGAGAAATCTGTAATCTTTCCAACTTGGATCACTGCAGGTCCAGCAGTGTGCCTGCCATGTCGGAACTGGAATCATCATTCGTATCGGCCGAGGATCCGTTTAGGTTACACAGGAATATGAGCTCCACCAGCATGTCTTCTGCTGAGATCGAATCCGAGAAACAGGATATCCTTAACAATATCAACCAGTTGCTGATGACAGACAACTTCAACGATGAACACATCGTCTTTGAGGCTAAGGACTCCACCAAGGAGAAAAGCGACTCTGTGTCGCAGAAATCCTACGACACCTGGCAAGAGGAAGATTCTGAAATCGACATGGACGATATCAGTGCAATCAGTGCTGAAGTTGAAAAACTGTTGAATGGAATTAATGAAAATCTGAACCAAATTAATCAGCTTGAAGAGTCAAATAGTGTCCATGACAACTACAGTGGTAAGTTTGAGTAAAACGGTACTTCCAAaatattctttcttttttttcaattttgtgaaCCTGGTAGACTTAACATGAATCTtctgatgaaaaaaaatattacagtgaAAGGAAAAAAGGACAGGGCATGTTCCTGAGATTAATTTCCATAGATTTGCATGTTGTACATACATGGATTTGACCATTCAGAGAAAAGGATGTTCAGAAATGAGCGTGCATGAGGGATGTATTCGAAGAGAATGTTGTGTATGTATTCATAAAGTGTATTATGCATTGCAAACTATACCATTCTTTGTCGATAAATAACATCCTTAGCGGAAATTGAATGAATGCTCTGTTTTGAAAATGCAGATAATGAATAAGTTTTAATAAGTGGAGAAGAAAACGCTTGAGCGTACAGCTTACGGGTTGTCTGTTTGTTTGGGTTGGATGTGCAGGTACAGATGATTTGTCAGTGACATCTCCGATACCATCGCCAACACACACTACCCCAGAAATGGAACCCAAGAAGGGTCACGTGGTGAGCGATATGGATGGAGGACTGAGTGCCACATCTTCCTGCCAGGACACCAGTGAAGTGGACACAGCCGGCTCTACCGAAGACATCCATGGAATCATGCAAATCAGAGAACGTCGGGACTCTGGAGTGGGTAGCTCACTGTCACGATCAATGAggtatgttgttgttttgaatTTGATTCACAGGGCTGTACGTCGTATGTTTTCATCTTTATGTCTTGGGAAAAAGTTTCATCCTGTGAGTGCCAATGGTGGGATTTCCTTTCTTCAAAACACATTTTACCTTCACCTAGCAATGAAttagttgcgtacttacttactCATCAAAGCCGTAAGATGTAGACTATTCCTGTAATATCCAGCATATTAATAGGAACACACGACGGGGTCGTGCAGCCGATTTGATCCCCATCAAGAAATACAAGGACAAGGAAACCCCCCAGCATAAAGTAAGCCATGTGGGGTAGGGAAGATAATTTGATTAAACAGAAATGTGTGCCTCGAAATATTTCTTCCATACATAGACCAGTATTTTCCAAATGAGTATCATCATGTACAATGCCAGCCAATTACAGGCATTTATGTGAACAGTGTGCAAAGTTGAATATTACGAATGTCCAACTGGGATCTCTCTTTGAGCGCTGTTGCCGAGACTCCGTGATTGTGACCAAGATGTTACAGATAACATCAGACTGCAAGAATAAGTCACAATGAAGGAAGGATCTTGGATTGCATCTTAGCCTTTAATACCAACATTACACAATAATTTTCTCTGTGTAGTGCCCACAAGGAATGAAATCGAGTAACCACATTAAAAGTACATGACACTGGGCATGCATCATTGCTGTCTATCATAGTCAGACTTGATTTTTCTGTTCATTCTGGAATAGTATTGTTTGAATCCGGGTGACCCAGATCATGGAAGTCTGGTGATAAACCCTTCCTTCTGCAGACTTTGGTACATGCCCTCTACTTCCAAAGGGACGGGTGGAACCATTTACAGAGAAATGGGAGGGAAGTGTCAAACTAAAACTGTAGCGTGAAATTAGCTGTTATGGGTAGGCAGTTACATTTGAAGCTTTGCATCAGCTATTTATGTCAGAAGAATGCGTGAGTAGGTGAAGGCATTTGTGCTGTACAGacagaaaatcagcaaaaattggtACCTGAAAACCAgtgcagttttttttttaaatggaaCGTGAGGTTTTACCGTTCATTACGAGAAAACGTGATTAGCTAGGGGTTCCATCGCACGCTTACGAGTGTTTTGGGTGGGCGCATCGTGCTCTGGAGTATGAAACCAACTAACTGCTGGCCTTGAAATAAGtggtttttgatgaaatatcatAGAGGTTAAAAAATACAAGGCTCGATCCAAGATATGAAGATTCCTAGAATGACTGATGGTGTGTGCTGAAAACAATGAAACGTTTCATGATTGTTTAgggtcttaaccctttgagtgctgtaattttgtcCTTCCAAAAattaagtgcaacattttgccaattttatgagtttttctctaattattttgattattttggaccaaaaggatatcacatttcattggcttaagtttcttatcaaaattttgtaaaaactcaGAAAAAATTGACTTCAGTATATTTTaggaaggtgacaaaaattgactttgacatTCAAAGGGTTGATACAAAGAAATTCAAGTTAGATTTTACTACTGTGTAATTACATTATGTCAGGTGATTTCTGACCATTCAAATAATCCCTTTAAGACCTGCAAATGTAGGGAGAATTTATTGTAGCTATGCAATATTTCACGCAATGTATGTTTCTTTACAATGAGGACGACAGTTGTGTCCTCCAAAATGGCTTGGATAGAGCTTGTTAAATCCACTACTGTATGGGCGAACATACTCACGGGCAGTGTGTGAGTGTGCAATGATATACTTCTGTGACAGAACAATGGAAATGCAACTAACCTTTCCTTTCAGTGAAAGTCAATCTGTAGACTGGCAAACAAAAAAGACAGACGGACATTATCTCAAAAGGAAAGCTctgatttatgtaaattactgATGGTAAAATCCGCGTTCATTGTTTGAATCTAAATCCGCTGCAGTTTTGGTGTTTTGCCGTAACAAATTTCCATTGCTTTCTTATTTCACTTCACAGGCGTCCACGCATCAGATGGCACAGCTTCTCCAAATCTCACCGACCAAGTCTTAATTCAAGGTAAGGAAGAACGCAGTGGATTTGGGTTTTTTCGAGGTAGAGTACATGAGCATCACGATACAATACACGAGTCTGTGTTCTGTAGCCCCAGTGGACTCCCTGCATATTTTATGCTAATGAGCTACGTCACAGATCACCTGCCTCCATATATGGATATTTGTATGCTCTTAGGCAAAAAAGGAGAGAAAAATCCTGCTTTTTATCAACATGTCTGATGTGTCTATGGCAAAGCATCGCAGAGGTAGATGAGAAAAAGgatttcaatcaaaatttaatatttttattttcttctaaAATAAGGTCTCTTTGAAGTGATCgacaaattttaatttaacGAAAACAGCCTCTTTCAGGCagagtatgcaaatttttctttgttcataCTGAAATCACTTCAATTTTTACCacatatttttcaacaaattttacatcacaagaagctttattttgttttattcttttaaaatggaaaaccaTTTTGGGATTTGAACAGTGTGCATCTGAGTGGATTAATTCAACCATAATTTAACATTCTCCTTGTATGGTGGCTGCTCTCGCACAACTTCCTCCCACGCAGGGTGTTGCTAAAAATAGAACCTCATTTGGCAATTGAAATCATCAGTGTGCACACGGAGTGAGATCAGTTGCGGCGTGATCATCCTAGCTCACGCATCTCAGCTCACTCCTTCGAATTACCATGACAGTAGCTTCTTGTTCCCTGTCTTCATCTACAATGGTGCCTTCAAAATCAGAGTCGGTGAATGTGCTCATGTATGTATTAATGCTCTCAGCAATTCAGCTGTCTGTTTCTCTTTGTTCTCTCCATCGGAGGGATGTGTTTTTACATCCCCAGCTTCGGCAGGTTGTCTTTTCAGCTCTTTGAGATGTACAAAATTGCAGCCACTACCTCTGtgtacatttcaaaacaaaaacatcttATTTCACATTCAAGCCACTTTTCAGCGTCCTTTGTGTGTCTTAAATTTTACAAGATATTTCAgagaattttttatttcttatcgCCCCATTCAAGAGCATGTTTTCTTTTCGATACATTTTGTACGATTTTTGTtcccacattgcattttcagAATTGTTTTCTCTGACAAAATTATCGGAATAATGTCGACTTATGTTACGTTGCTCTTTCTCATCATGCCGATCACAGCGtatgcaaaagaaaaaaaaattagggaTGTTGACACACTCGTGTTCACTCatgatgtgtttttttttcatatttcttctaCACATTACAGGCCGTTCCAAATTCATAATTTGTCTGCTGGCCAGATCATGGTTCTGCGCAAACTAGCACTGCTGAAGCTTACAGCCATGATGGAACGGCACTCTGTGTCGAACAGATCATGGTCGGGCTGGATCAAGTGAGTAACAaccttttatattttacaattcCTAACCAGCATTCGCATGTAACAAACAAGCTCTTTTCTATGATATTACCTTTTATCCATTAATtaatcaaatcaaaaataatcatatttaaGACTTAACCCTGTAGGTATCTAAATGAAATATATACGTTTTTGCACAAATTGCCAAAAAAcccagatttttaaaaaaatttttttctaatttttttactcagccttttattaatttttaaaaaaatttacccTGCCAAAGAAAAGCAATATTCTAAATATTATGtgaaagacagacagatggtTGCTGAAAGATTTTAATCACCCCTGTGTGCCTCATATATTTAACATCTTGAGAGCCTAGTAGCTGACATCAGAACAGAGCGGATGAGAACGGCATAGCCATGGCAACCATCGAGTACTCTCGGCTATTGACACAAACCAGAAGATTTTGATCACAGCATTACGGGTCATAGACCTGAATTCTTTATTTGTTAATGACAGCGTTAATATTTAGGACCTGTGGTGATAGTAGTATCGTGTTAGCGAGAGATGTTTAGGCTGGTGGGGAGGGCAGGTGGTTCCCCTTCTACATAAATCTTTGATGTCGCGCTGGCTATTTACCGATTTGTGTATGGCAGCAAAACAGGCAGGCTTGATTTATAGGACATTTTTCAGATTGAAAGCATCACCTGTGAAGGAGTTAGGCATCAGAATCGTAACACTGTTGAGGAGTTAGGCGTCTGAAGCTAACACTGTGAATGAGTTAGGCGTCTGGAGCTGACACTGTTTTGCTGTGGAAAACTGGTGTCATCAGTTGTTTCTTGCTGCGTGTTTTTGAGGCAAACATATGAAGCAGGGTAGCACCGGGCTGTAGCATATTGAGTGGTTGAGCCACAGAAATATGAACATTTATTCACTGTTTCTTCAATTatatcttttttcaaaattttctgaaattttttagggtaGTTTAAAGCAATGAAAAAAGGAAACGGCTAGAAAGTTTGTTTTACGAttctttttctgaattttaatACATATTAATTTGGATTTTTGAACATCAACTACAGCAGGCAGTTCACCAAGGAAgtgaaaatggtgaaattattcAAATATGTGTCGTGAtcacaaatttgaaacaaaaaacaacatatgTTCTAATCATAcggaattttttaaatatttttctgctCTCATTGCATATATCTATTCATatatgtatttgcatgcatttttttgataaaaagagAACTCCTCAGGCTAGGCTATGGTAATGCTTTGTACCATCATTCAAATCACCTTAAAGTCCTATAGGCATTCTGAGAACAATCAACATGCCACAATGGCACAATGTCAAATTGCTGTCAAATTACACAAGCGTTCGCTAAAAATAGAACGTTTCGTGAAGGCCCTTTGCCAAATTGGGTCAGAGAAGTATCAAGTAACGAATCTAAATTTGTCTTGTTGGGTTGATACGAAAATATACTCATGGAAAACAAATATTGCTCTCAGCAACAAACTGCGACAAAGTGCAAATCTCTTGGGTGCGCTGTGCAAAAGTGCTTACGTCCGGATAAGTTAGTTTTCATGAACCAGATGAGTTTATGAAAAGCAGTAACAGTAATAGGGACGATTTTGTGATATCTTTTATGATTTCTGCAACACATAACTTAACCTGTAACAACGTGAAAAGAATTTTTTGCTAATCCAGAAATTGTGAAGCTGTGTCATCACTAATAGAGTAAAAGAAATGATCTGTTTCCAAAATTTGTAGTGAGATGAATGCGACGTGCTGAACCAAATTAAATTCACACTGTAATCACATAGCTTCtgcttttttcttgttttgtgcACAGGGTGATGCCCCGTTTTATGCGCAGGCCAAAGATGCCCGATTATAAGGACAAAAACGTATTCGGTGTGCCGCTGCATGTCACGCTCCAGCGTACCGGCCAGCCACTGCCCCAGACCATACTCTTTGCGATGAGATACCTCAGAAACACGGCCCCCGATGCGGTGGGGATATTCCGCAAGCCGGGCGTCAGGACCAGGATCCAACAGCTGAAGAAAAACTGCGAGATGAAACCAGGTAAGATACTGTTTACAAAGTGGTATGTTTGTGCTATGACAACGTATGAGGAGGAAACCCtcttttcaaaagtcaatgatatttattactgtgattttgcaaaaaagtCAACTTCTGACATTTAAAAGCGGATTCCCACCGCATTGAAGTAACATTTGGTATTTAATATTTCTCATCACGCGTAGATAGACTCTGCACTCAGAGGGAGTCACTCTTCGTAGGTTATTCACATCTGTAAGACATTCACCCCTTGTTATTCACACTCACAGCAGCTCTACAGCAAAAAAATTCCATTTCTTGGCTTGGATTATTTTTTGACCTCTGTAACAACCCTACGTTACATTTCTGCTGTCATCAACTCACTTCACACataataactttgttttttttgtgcaCCCACTTTCAGATCATGCTGATTACGAGGGAATGATGGCCTACGATGTCGCTGACATGCTGAAGCAGTATTTCCGAGAACTACCCGAGCCTCTCCTGACAACCAAGCTGTCAGAAACATTCCTGAATATCCACACATGTAAGTAAAATTTGGCATTTTCCTTCCTCTAGAAATCTCTACTTCTTGACTTTGATAAGCCTGTGTTAGTTAACAAGGTTCTATCACCACCAACATCAATAAGTGGTCTCTATCAGTGTTGCCATAGATACACCATGGCTGTGTGCCTATGTGTGTAGatgtttttttataaattttcccAACAACCGTCAGAGtatcaaaacttttcatttaTAAGCATAGACATGGCAATTTCATACTGGtattaatttgatatttgatatttctttttaaaaaaagcatACTTTTGCCTGTTTGTGGTGTTCACTTTTCAGAACATTCATCAAATATCTGTGACCTGTATCTCACAAATGTTCTGTCCTTTTCTTGATTGTTCAACACAGCCATGCCGAAAGACCTACGCCTTCAGGCACTGCAGGCCACCATAATGCTGATGCCGGACGAAAACCGTGAGGTGCTGCAGTCGCTGTTGCTGTTTCTCAGTGATATCGCCCAGCATTCAGACACCAACCAGGTGAGCGTGCTCAAAAAAACTGTGTAGAATGTCATTGTACGTTTTGCGTGAGCAAGTCTGGAGGAGCGTGCTTTCTCTCTGTGTGGGTCagaatatttgaatgttttcttcAATGAATTCAGTGGGCCAAGTAAAGTTGAATTATGTATTGGTGTTGTCTTGtcatttctaaaaaaaatcaaaattttaaactttcCTTTGAGATATCAAGAcatcaaggaaagaaaacaACTGACAGGACataatttcaagtattttaacATGATGATTCATAGACCTCCCCCCACATGTAATtgtgaaacatttaaaatttcccCACGCTACAGTATTACCCTTTGACTTATACTTAATTGTAAGCTGAACTCCCATGAAGATTTTCTCTAATGCTACATCATGATGTTGTCAACTTTCAACTTTTTCTCCATTTTCTGGGTAATTCATGGCCAGTAAGACGTGACTTGATGGCTAGAAATCTTAATTGTCCTTGGCATTTGTCATTCTTCAGGATGTGTCTGCCTgcctctgtgtctgtctgttgtttCTTACCTTCTGTTGCTTCTTCATCAAAGAATTAATTTGAACGTCAGCCAACAGTGGCCTTGTCAGTCGGAGACTGTAAACCTGTTTGagaaagtttggcttttttgcaaattttgttgacAGATCTTCACAGGCCTTGATGTTCTCTTTGTGTGTTGTCTTTTATCGACTAAGTGCTGCCAgttggaaaaaaaatctggATAGATAGGAGGGTAATAAACTCACAAAGCTGGTCTATCTAGCAGAATTATTTCTTGATTTTAGAGTCCTCCGCCATCTGTGCTTGTTGTTTTGCCTCCTTCATGCCATAAAGCAGACATATCATTCTGCAATatcctgttttaaaaattttaaaccTTTGAACCGTAGTTTACAATATGCCAGTTGCTTCCACcgaaattcataatttttaagCGATTTCTTCTTATTCCTCGGATATTTTTTTCTCCTCCGGCAGATGACCGCCCATAATTTAGCTGTGTGCTTCGCCCCCTCACTCTTTCACATGAGTGGGCCCCGCGGAGGGACAAGTCCGCAGAGGCGACGACGGGCTCAGCTCGGCAAGCCAGATCAGAAGGAGCTGAGTGACAACATTGCTGCCCATGAATGCCTCGCTCTCATGATCAGAGAAGTCAAAAAACTGTTTGTGGTGAGTTGTGTTGGATCACATTCTGTTTCTTTCATGAATTCCACTATTTAATGCTTGTTTTTAAAAGTATCGTATTTTCATCCTTTGACAAATCGAAAGTAAAGAAAATTGTCAGGATAGTGTTTCAGTGCTATTTACCAAGTTAGTCTGTTATACCCCCACAATACCACTAGAATTTACCAAATTACATACTCTTATATCGTAAATAAATGTGTGAGAATTCACGCTGTGTGATGAGTGGGTGCATGGCTGTATAACATaatcatgtttcagtcttggGAAAAAAGAGTTCATACTTAtccgtgtttattttatcaaaaaggTTGAACTAACCTTTCTCTTCCCGTGCCACAGATACCAGAAGACACCATGATGAAATGTCACTTCTCCTACATGGAACTTGGAGAGCCGGCCGCTCTGAATGAGCTGGGACGCAACTCCGGGGATGACAATCCCGGCTACCAGAACTATCTAGAAGAGTGCATACAGGGAGTTCTCAAAGTAAGTAATTAGGACTGTTGTTGAGGAAGCCCTGTGTCATAGGGGTTGCAATCAGTAACCAGGAAGAAGCTTTAAATGGAGATCAGTGCTAATATTAGGCAAACATTTTGCTTCTATCCATGTTCCACCAAAGCCTTTTTGTTATGACAACATGTTTTGAAGACATATTCTGAAATGACTGTGATTCCTTTGTGGCTAATGTTAGACCCAACATTGTGCTTCCGTCATTGCTCCCTCACAGCCTTTTTGTGCAGTACCATGTTTTTACATGTTCTGAAACGTGTGTCATTCCTTTTGCGTTGCAGGAAGCCAGGGACAAATTCAAAGGGTGGGTTTCTTGTCCGTCGGAGGAAGGAACCGAGCTTGCCTACAAAAAGGTTGGAGACGGTCATCCACTGAGACTGTGGAAATGTTCAGCAGAAATTGAGGCACCCCCAACAGAGTTGCTTAATCGGCTTTTGCGTGATAGGTGAGTCTGATAACACTGTTTCTGTCGTCACCAAGAGTCTAGAAATGTTTTGAATTGTTTCTCATTTCAAAACTGACATCCATCTCTGTGACCGTTAAGAAAGTTTAAGAAACCGAAATTCAGTATTTATTATCATAGTCATGACTgtgtatttgttgtgtagaaaTTGAACTTGCAAACATTTAAGTATGACCAAGTGTCTTTAGCAAAAATATGCCAGTCTATTTTAATGTAATAATTGACTGCCCTACAGAAAGGGTACATAAAGAAATGAACTCGATCCTGTCCCCACCTGTGGACAAGTCCAACTTCATCATTGGAAAACTCTGAGTTTAGGGCTGATCCATTGTAGTGAAGCGGTTAAGATGGAAGCAACAAATGGCGTGTAtaattgaagatttttttttttgttgatgtTGTCTGTGGCAGGCATTCATGGGATGAGGACTATGCCAAGTGGAGAATAGTTGAGAAATTGGACAGTGAGACTGAAGTGTTCCAGTATGTGCGTAACTCCA
This DNA window, taken from Ptychodera flava strain L36383 chromosome 4, AS_Pfla_20210202, whole genome shotgun sequence, encodes the following:
- the LOC139131182 gene encoding rho GTPase-activating protein 7-like isoform X3, with the protein product MDPLVCDCSFNSYTHVSTMPEFTEDVHRKLLLFKIEAAEACEWLRAAGFPQYAQMFEDFQFPIDIHSVAKDHDFLDRDSIQSLFRRLNILNKCASLKIETTAKRTGEESDEDDQCALSRKWKFQRSSRRWSRRLNPLETYNQESKSDSFGSGERREKEFNESMQIDPTVSTVSSLHNLTREQKLCQISGPDVDYNAVKGNNVKTGSLKMPSQKSRGPAPREAIIEISSPILVEKTTHKEFPTNTHERMKGAKSLLKRLDSLKGKKYSSLKKRPSLNTKDGISISGPIVTSSSNLQEKIELYNCVDLNTAQENEREKQLTSPSVTRRAKSESLSSNKSKRGGMIFNQDQSIEGIIHSSETSDLESPLTTPQQSPTKVTRTRSVVRSCDEDDEVFSSQTFPRLLSNGYIQTGTGGRINTRTGSFNFGSDSCHDNVHVPRASPNKRRRNSDDKGAYNRGSIYDNVPATLHASLDRMPFTDGSLDDLEEQLRREICNLSNLDHCRSSSVPAMSELESSFVSAEDPFRLHRNMSSTSMSSAEIESEKQDILNNINQLLMTDNFNDEHIVFEAKDSTKEKSDSVSQKSYDTWQEEDSEIDMDDISAISAEVEKLLNGINENLNQINQLEESNSVHDNYSGTDDLSVTSPIPSPTHTTPEMEPKKGHVVSDMDGGLSATSSCQDTSEVDTAGSTEDIHGIMQIRERRDSGVGSSLSRSMRRPRIRWHSFSKSHRPSLNSRPFQIHNLSAGQIMVLRKLALLKLTAMMERHSVSNRSWSGWIKVMPRFMRRPKMPDYKDKNVFGVPLHVTLQRTGQPLPQTILFAMRYLRNTAPDAVGIFRKPGVRTRIQQLKKNCEMKPDHADYEGMMAYDVADMLKQYFRELPEPLLTTKLSETFLNIHTSMPKDLRLQALQATIMLMPDENREVLQSLLLFLSDIAQHSDTNQMTAHNLAVCFAPSLFHMSGPRGGTSPQRRRRAQLGKPDQKELSDNIAAHECLALMIREVKKLFVIPEDTMMKCHFSYMELGEPAALNELGRNSGDDNPGYQNYLEECIQGVLKEARDKFKGWVSCPSEEGTELAYKKVGDGHPLRLWKCSAEIEAPPTELLNRLLRDRHSWDEDYAKWRIVEKLDSETEVFQYVRNSMAPHPSRDYCVVRKWKTDLPRGACVLVSTSVEHPDAALIGGIRGTVLASRYLIEPCGAGKSRLTYICRIDSRGRSVEWYNKAFGQMSANMIGRLRDSFKHSSAEGPETKV